TTCGTCGGCAAATAACGCGGTTCCGGCAAAATATCCGAAATTTCATCACTTTTTCCCAACAAAGCTAAACCGGCAGTAAGAATCAATTCTTTTTGTAATGCATTTTGCCAATCCGTCACACCGATTACATGAATATTAAATTCCGCCAATAACGAGTTTAACTCGCTTAAATTGATTTTTTCCAACATCGGATTAAATTGCAAAATCACAGCAATATTTTGAAAAAACGACGGTGACTTTTTGACTTTTTTAACTAATGCCCGTTTAATCACCGTTAAACTTGAGCTGTTAAGCATCAGAAATACCGAAGAAAATTGACCGGTGCGTAATTCGACAATATCTTGTGCCATAATAAATTCCCAAAACAAAATGTTGTGGTTTGATAATAAAGAATTGCGGTAAAATCAGCAATAATTTTTTACAAATCAAAGAGAATGAACCCATGTTATGTGCAATTTATAAAAGTAAAAAGAAAGAAGGAATGTATTTATATGTGGAAAAACGGGATTTTTTTGACAAAGTCCCGCCCGAACTCAAATCCCTTTTCGGTACGCCGATTTTCGTGATGTTGTTTAATTTAAAAGGCAATAAATCTTTAATTCAAGCGGATAACCAAGAGGTACTCGCCCATTTACAAGATCAAGGTTTTTACCTACAAATGCCGAAACCGGAAGAAAATCTACTTAAATTACACAAAATGCAACAAAAAAGCACCGCACTTTAACTATCGAAAAAAATCCCGATCCTACGATCGGGATTTTGACCATCGGACATCAAAAGTGCGGTTAACTTTCGATAAATTTCGGATGGGTAAATACGGTTACCGCTGCAGCGTCTCCGTTATATTTTTCCACCTGTACAATACTGGTATGCGAGGAGTTGCCTTGCGCCAGTTTGGAGGTACCTTTATCCATGGTTAACACGTTAGCACAACCGTTTTTACACAAAGGTTGTTCACTTTGTCCAAGATCCAACGGATCGTACCATGCCCCCTCATGCAAGGCGACAGTCCCTTTGATGATCCCCTCTGTTACTACGGCACCCGCCAATACTTGTCCACGTTTGTTGAAAATGCGCACAATGTCGCCATCCACAATGCCACGTGCTGCGGCATCATCTTTATGGATCAACACCGGTTCACGATCTTTCACGGCATATTTTTCACGCAATGAAGTATTGTTTAGTTGACTGTGTAAACGGTAATACGGGTGCGGCGTAACCAACGCCAACGGTGCTTCTTCCGTTACACTGCCGGCAAATTCTTCCGGTTCCATCCAGCTCGGATAACCTTTGCAATCATCATAATTCATTTTAGCGATCACATCGGAGTAAATTTCGATTTTACCCGATGGTGTACCTAATGGATTAAGCAACGGATCGTTGCGGAATTCTTCGTAACGTACCCATTTTTTCGCTTTATCGCTGGCTTTAAAGGTAATTGGTTTATTTTCTTCCCAGAACGTTTCAAATTTCGGCATGATCACCCGATTTTTACGCGCGCTGTCGAAGGCACTTTGGTAGAAGCTTTTCAGCCAATCCATTTCCGATTTATTTTCCGTAAAGCGTTCTTCCACGCCAGCAAGTTTGGCTAATTCAGTGAAAATTTCATAATCACTTTTCGCTTCAAATTGCGGCTCGA
This portion of the [Pasteurella] aerogenes genome encodes:
- the minC gene encoding septum site-determining protein MinC, whose translation is MAQDIVELRTGQFSSVFLMLNSSSLTVIKRALVKKVKKSPSFFQNIAVILQFNPMLEKINLSELNSLLAEFNIHVIGVTDWQNALQKELILTAGLALLGKSDEISDILPEPRYLPTKVIEQNVEPNQVIYAKNSDLIIHGNVEKGAEVAADGNVHIYGKLRGRAMAGVNTNTGSIYAQHLDAEFVAVNSRFLNRDKIPLEFMQRAVRIFAEKEKLTFRILGEY
- the ycgL gene encoding membrane protein; translation: MLCAIYKSKKKEGMYLYVEKRDFFDKVPPELKSLFGTPIFVMLFNLKGNKSLIQADNQEVLAHLQDQGFYLQMPKPEENLLKLHKMQQKSTAL